In Methanoregula formicica SMSP, the DNA window TGTGACCCTCGATCAGTACCGCTCCAGCGCCAAGGTCTTCTTCGATCCCCTGGTAGCGGTTGCCATCCGGTGCCGGCTGACCCCGAACTTCTTCACCATCGCGGCGCTCCTTGCCTCGATGGCAGCAGGGCTCCTCTTCTTCTTCAACATGCTGCTCTGGGCAGTGGTCGCAGTTGCGGCCAACGCCTTCTGCGATGCCATGGACGGAGCCGTTGCCCGGGAGATGAAGGCCCAGAGCAAACGGGGCGACTTCCTCGACCATGCCGTGGACCGGTACGCGGACATTTTCATCATCACCGGCATCTTTGCCGGGGGCCTTGTCCCGTGGCAGATCGGGGTCTTCGCCCTGACCGGTGTCCTGATGTCATCTTATCTCG includes these proteins:
- a CDS encoding CDP-alcohol phosphatidyltransferase family protein yields the protein MTLDQYRSSAKVFFDPLVAVAIRCRLTPNFFTIAALLASMAAGLLFFFNMLLWAVVAVAANAFCDAMDGAVAREMKAQSKRGDFLDHAVDRYADIFIITGIFAGGLVPWQIGVFALTGVLMSSYLGTQAQAVGVGRYYGGVLGRADRLVMILVVGVASLLYPSPIVGLTLLGWMLVLFGLFGHITALQRFAYIWAKVE